The Pseudochaenichthys georgianus chromosome 8, fPseGeo1.2, whole genome shotgun sequence genome has a segment encoding these proteins:
- the moto gene encoding meiosis-specific coiled-coil domain-containing protein MEIOC isoform X1: protein MAFDGHQSRFPNSLFPSNQHQASFNTGGGENGREALPFVSPQDQKTAFDMPWSHNAFDPYTLISCAQNSRKPSNTPDYDGETDLLGLVSNIVDEEDSQDSYFSEGSLPTCNTVWSPKTLSEELLQYVQSEGKAQQHSTFYSNYVSREALDKAQGQSVGKDVEEIYQQSNGHSTNQQWLFNVPNGDRNSTGPRPQKLPPGLSIPNTGNTYLSQVQQSGYDDMPAEKNRGNSQPSNNLSDLSNVFRPQSEMNSSYFTPYYEKQFTQSSTKPISNEQFGTQDINQLVSSFRSLTAGEPDSLCRGDFTNIHRQSVGMQHEDSVAEQWQISGPAMSTQSHPAMQSQKQLVGAFGTQQIEINGEVRKQTFERDAFQDPPRFSPQNAEYYLQNQSNMTLHRENMSLPFNMSMNQYSKHNFQQGLIQNKPQMQREENRMHMPRFLGKGFSTNTHMRGGDRKQVLSHNLSLDHLGSMQSRRTNGENGMVSGGNTQQLRPSMYPVHDPRRYSSVPMNASYFSPKSTLPNGSGVTAMNVGDRMSASESAVFNSYISEMMTCRGENTYHGMASAPTPSMVMNQGGPVIQLYVYVDECYEQWRSLERDRKRTEVILTKAFFGKRMAAVVSPNLPKTSPNPTRIDHLIVNQMREQARVASLLDRMEFLGNTALHMDIHTALSRHHMAICNTQARHKEEPASKHQRQRAHFTEDTDTLLMVNALKDLAAATRKIRTTLWCALQLTLPKTVKSPEPEVHKQETHRERGPSPFEGYSFKL, encoded by the exons GCAAGTTTCAATACAGGTGGGGGAGAGAATGGTAGAGAGGCCTTGCCCTTCGTTTCACCACAGGATCAGAAAACAGCTTTTGACATGCCCTGGTCTCACAATGCTTTTGATCCCTATACCCTCATCAGTTGTGCCCAGAACAGCAG GAAACCCAGTAATACACCTGACTATGACGGAGAGACTGATCTACTGGGCCTAGTGTCAAATATTGTCGATGAAGAAGATTCACAAGACAGCTACTTCAGTGAAGG GAGTCTTCCTACATGTAATACTGTCTGGTCTCCAAAGACTTTGAGTGAAGAACTGCTTCAGTATGTTCAATCAGAGGGTAAAGCGCAACAACACTCTACCTTTTATTCAAACTATGTATCCCGTGAGGCTTTGGATAAAGCACAGGGACAATCAGTGGGCAAAGATGTTGAGGAGATTTATCAACAGTCCAATGGCCATTCCACCAATCAACAATGGCTTTTTAATGTGCCTAATGGAGACCGAAACAGCACTGGCCCACGTCCTCAGAAACTGCCACCAGGTCTATCAATCCCCAACACAGGAAACACCTACCTGTCACAGGTACAACAGAGCGGATATGACGACATGCCAGCTGAGAAAAACAGAGGGAATAGCCAGCCTAGCAACAATTTATCTGACCTCAGTAATGTCTTTAGACCTCAAAGTGAAATGAACAGCTCATACTTTACTCCTTATTACGAAAAGCAGTTCACCCAGAGCAGCACAAAACCCATCAGTAATGAGCAGTTTGGGACACAAGACATTAACCAACTGGTCAGCAGTTTCCGGTCCTTGACGGCTGGTGAGCCTGATAGCTTATGTCGTGGAGACTTCACAAACATTCACAGGCAGTCAGTGGGCATGCAGCATGAAGACAGCGTGGCTGAACAATGGCAAATCTCTGGTCCTGCAATGTCAACACAAAGTCATCCCGCAATGCAGAGTCAGAAGCAGCTGGTGGGAGCATTTGGGACACAGCAGATTGAAATAAATGGAGAAGTGAGGAAACAAACATTTGAGCGCGATGCCTTTCAAGATCCACCTCGTTTCAGCCCACAAAACGCAGAGTACTACCTCCAAAACCAAAGCAACATGACCCTTCACAGAGAGAACATGTCACTCCCCTTTAACATGAGCATGAACCAGTATTCAAAGCATAATTTCCAGCAGGGCCTGATACAGAACAAGCCACAGATGCAGAGAGAAGAGAATAGGATGCATATGCCTCGCTTTCTAGGTAAAGGCTTCTCCACTAACACTCACATGAGAGGGGGGGATAGGAAGCAGGTCCTCTCACATAATCTAAGCCTTGATCACCTGGGGAGCATGCAGTCTCGGAGAACTAATGGAGAAAATGGCATGGTGAGTGGTGGGAATACACAGCAGCTCAGGCCTTCCATGTATCCTGTGCATGACCCCAGAAGATACTCCAGCGTTCCCATGAACGCCTCTTACTTCAGCCCCAAATCCACACTGCCCAATGGCAGCGGTGTGACAGCCATGAATGTGGGTGATAGGATGTCAGCCAGCGAGTCAGCAGTTTTCAACTCCTATATCAGTGAGATGATGACCTGCAGGGGAGAGAACACCTATCATGGCATGGCCTCAGCCCCAACACCGTCAATGGTGATGAATCAGGGAGGACCTGTGATCCAGCTTTACGTCTACGTGGACGAGTGCTATGAGCAGTGGAGGTCTTTGGAGCGGGACAGAAAGAgg ACAGAGGTAATTCTTACCAAGGCATTTTTTGGTAAAAGGATGGCGGCAGTGGTCAGCCCTAACCTCCCCAAAACTTCACCAAATCCCACCAGAATCGACCACCTCATTGTTAATCAGATGAGAGAACAAGCAAGG GTGGCAAGCCTTCTGGATAGGATGGAGTTTCTGGGCAACACTGCCCTCCACATGGACATCCACACCGCCCTGAGCAGGCATCATATGGCCATCTGCAACACCCAGGCGAGGCACAAGGAGGAGCCAGCCAGCAAACACCAGCGGCAGAGAGCCCATTTCACAGAGGACACAG ACACCCTGTTGATGGTCAATGCACTGAAAGACCTGGCTGCTGCCACGAGGAAGATCCGCACCACCCTGTGGTGTGCTCTCCAGCTGACACTGCCAAAGACTGTCAAGAGTCCGGAGCCCGAAGTCCACAAGCAGGAGACGCACAGAGAGAGGGGCCCCTCTCCCTTTGAGGGATACTCCTTTAAGTTATGA
- the moto gene encoding meiosis-specific coiled-coil domain-containing protein MEIOC isoform X2 translates to MGIRADFQIHCFLQTSISCAQNSRKPSNTPDYDGETDLLGLVSNIVDEEDSQDSYFSEGSLPTCNTVWSPKTLSEELLQYVQSEGKAQQHSTFYSNYVSREALDKAQGQSVGKDVEEIYQQSNGHSTNQQWLFNVPNGDRNSTGPRPQKLPPGLSIPNTGNTYLSQVQQSGYDDMPAEKNRGNSQPSNNLSDLSNVFRPQSEMNSSYFTPYYEKQFTQSSTKPISNEQFGTQDINQLVSSFRSLTAGEPDSLCRGDFTNIHRQSVGMQHEDSVAEQWQISGPAMSTQSHPAMQSQKQLVGAFGTQQIEINGEVRKQTFERDAFQDPPRFSPQNAEYYLQNQSNMTLHRENMSLPFNMSMNQYSKHNFQQGLIQNKPQMQREENRMHMPRFLGKGFSTNTHMRGGDRKQVLSHNLSLDHLGSMQSRRTNGENGMVSGGNTQQLRPSMYPVHDPRRYSSVPMNASYFSPKSTLPNGSGVTAMNVGDRMSASESAVFNSYISEMMTCRGENTYHGMASAPTPSMVMNQGGPVIQLYVYVDECYEQWRSLERDRKRTEVILTKAFFGKRMAAVVSPNLPKTSPNPTRIDHLIVNQMREQARVASLLDRMEFLGNTALHMDIHTALSRHHMAICNTQARHKEEPASKHQRQRAHFTEDTDTLLMVNALKDLAAATRKIRTTLWCALQLTLPKTVKSPEPEVHKQETHRERGPSPFEGYSFKL, encoded by the exons TTGTGCCCAGAACAGCAG GAAACCCAGTAATACACCTGACTATGACGGAGAGACTGATCTACTGGGCCTAGTGTCAAATATTGTCGATGAAGAAGATTCACAAGACAGCTACTTCAGTGAAGG GAGTCTTCCTACATGTAATACTGTCTGGTCTCCAAAGACTTTGAGTGAAGAACTGCTTCAGTATGTTCAATCAGAGGGTAAAGCGCAACAACACTCTACCTTTTATTCAAACTATGTATCCCGTGAGGCTTTGGATAAAGCACAGGGACAATCAGTGGGCAAAGATGTTGAGGAGATTTATCAACAGTCCAATGGCCATTCCACCAATCAACAATGGCTTTTTAATGTGCCTAATGGAGACCGAAACAGCACTGGCCCACGTCCTCAGAAACTGCCACCAGGTCTATCAATCCCCAACACAGGAAACACCTACCTGTCACAGGTACAACAGAGCGGATATGACGACATGCCAGCTGAGAAAAACAGAGGGAATAGCCAGCCTAGCAACAATTTATCTGACCTCAGTAATGTCTTTAGACCTCAAAGTGAAATGAACAGCTCATACTTTACTCCTTATTACGAAAAGCAGTTCACCCAGAGCAGCACAAAACCCATCAGTAATGAGCAGTTTGGGACACAAGACATTAACCAACTGGTCAGCAGTTTCCGGTCCTTGACGGCTGGTGAGCCTGATAGCTTATGTCGTGGAGACTTCACAAACATTCACAGGCAGTCAGTGGGCATGCAGCATGAAGACAGCGTGGCTGAACAATGGCAAATCTCTGGTCCTGCAATGTCAACACAAAGTCATCCCGCAATGCAGAGTCAGAAGCAGCTGGTGGGAGCATTTGGGACACAGCAGATTGAAATAAATGGAGAAGTGAGGAAACAAACATTTGAGCGCGATGCCTTTCAAGATCCACCTCGTTTCAGCCCACAAAACGCAGAGTACTACCTCCAAAACCAAAGCAACATGACCCTTCACAGAGAGAACATGTCACTCCCCTTTAACATGAGCATGAACCAGTATTCAAAGCATAATTTCCAGCAGGGCCTGATACAGAACAAGCCACAGATGCAGAGAGAAGAGAATAGGATGCATATGCCTCGCTTTCTAGGTAAAGGCTTCTCCACTAACACTCACATGAGAGGGGGGGATAGGAAGCAGGTCCTCTCACATAATCTAAGCCTTGATCACCTGGGGAGCATGCAGTCTCGGAGAACTAATGGAGAAAATGGCATGGTGAGTGGTGGGAATACACAGCAGCTCAGGCCTTCCATGTATCCTGTGCATGACCCCAGAAGATACTCCAGCGTTCCCATGAACGCCTCTTACTTCAGCCCCAAATCCACACTGCCCAATGGCAGCGGTGTGACAGCCATGAATGTGGGTGATAGGATGTCAGCCAGCGAGTCAGCAGTTTTCAACTCCTATATCAGTGAGATGATGACCTGCAGGGGAGAGAACACCTATCATGGCATGGCCTCAGCCCCAACACCGTCAATGGTGATGAATCAGGGAGGACCTGTGATCCAGCTTTACGTCTACGTGGACGAGTGCTATGAGCAGTGGAGGTCTTTGGAGCGGGACAGAAAGAgg ACAGAGGTAATTCTTACCAAGGCATTTTTTGGTAAAAGGATGGCGGCAGTGGTCAGCCCTAACCTCCCCAAAACTTCACCAAATCCCACCAGAATCGACCACCTCATTGTTAATCAGATGAGAGAACAAGCAAGG GTGGCAAGCCTTCTGGATAGGATGGAGTTTCTGGGCAACACTGCCCTCCACATGGACATCCACACCGCCCTGAGCAGGCATCATATGGCCATCTGCAACACCCAGGCGAGGCACAAGGAGGAGCCAGCCAGCAAACACCAGCGGCAGAGAGCCCATTTCACAGAGGACACAG ACACCCTGTTGATGGTCAATGCACTGAAAGACCTGGCTGCTGCCACGAGGAAGATCCGCACCACCCTGTGGTGTGCTCTCCAGCTGACACTGCCAAAGACTGTCAAGAGTCCGGAGCCCGAAGTCCACAAGCAGGAGACGCACAGAGAGAGGGGCCCCTCTCCCTTTGAGGGATACTCCTTTAAGTTATGA